A single Actinomycetota bacterium DNA region contains:
- a CDS encoding GNAT family protein, which translates to MPDPSSRRASTRPGPKSKPVRPVAPEDRVSPKEITLLRAKGTPKRGGGLGGEAWSILCGQARAGRIFINWIDEPPLGPHASIQIYLNRQSQGRGIGRVAYRLASLESQYDTVYAHMRKSNEPSRRAAAAAGYADVSPPNYSQHLMRWTRTS; encoded by the coding sequence ATGCCTGACCCGTCCTCACGCCGCGCGTCGACCCGCCCAGGTCCAAAGTCCAAGCCGGTTCGTCCCGTCGCGCCCGAAGATCGCGTAAGCCCCAAGGAGATCACCCTGCTGCGCGCCAAGGGCACGCCCAAGCGCGGCGGCGGGCTTGGTGGCGAAGCGTGGTCGATCCTGTGCGGCCAGGCCCGGGCCGGCCGCATCTTCATCAACTGGATCGACGAGCCTCCGCTCGGCCCCCACGCCTCGATCCAGATCTATCTCAACCGCCAGAGCCAGGGGCGCGGGATCGGCCGCGTAGCGTACCGGCTGGCCAGCCTCGAAAGCCAGTACGACACGGTCTACGCCCATATGCGCAAGTCGAACGAGCCGTCCAGACGTGCGGCAGCCGCTGCGGGATACGCCGACGTCTCGCCTCCCAACTACAGTCAGCATCTGATGCGCTGGACCCGGACCAGCTAG